One window from the genome of Salvia miltiorrhiza cultivar Shanhuang (shh) chromosome 7, IMPLAD_Smil_shh, whole genome shotgun sequence encodes:
- the LOC130994746 gene encoding thaumatin-like protein, with amino-acid sequence MITFTKTLPFLACILTITLLSTAASAATFDVTNRCTYTVWAAAAWPSSPPNGRRLDSGQSWQVIVPPGTVQARIWGRTNCNGGRCETGDCNNGALECTGYGQAPNTLAEFALNQPNNLDFVDISLVDGFNIPMEFSPTVAGVCRNLRCSAPINEQCPNELRAPGGCNNPCTVYNTNQYCCTNGPGSCGPTPLSRFFKDRCPDAYSYPQDDPTSLFTCPAGTNYRVVFCP; translated from the exons ATGATTACTTTCACCAAAACCCTCCCCTTCCTTGCTTGCATCCTCACCATCACACTCCTCTCCACCGCCGCCAGTGCCGCCACCTTCGACGTCACTAACCGGTGCACCTACACCGTCTGGGCTGCCGCCGCCTGGCCCTCTTCCCCGCCCAATGGCCGTCGCCTCGACTCCGGCCAATCGTGGCAG GTAATCGTGCCCCCGGGCACAGTGCAGGCCCGCATATGGGGCCGCACGAACTGCAACGGCGGCCGTTGCGAGACCGGAGACTGCAACAACGGCGCCCTCGAGTGCACCGGCTACGGGCAGGCCCCCAACACCCTCGCCGAGTTCGCCCTCAACCAGCCCAACAATCTCGACTTCGTCGACATCTCCCTCGTCGACGGCTTCAACATCCCCATGGAGTTCAGCCCCACTGTGGCCGGCGTCTGCCGCAACCTCCGCTGCTCCGCCCCGATCAACGAACAATGCCCCAACGAGCTCCGGGCCCCCGGCGGCTGCAACAACCCGTGCACCGTGTATAACACGAACCAGTACTGCTGCACGAACGGGCCGGGCAGCTGCGGCCCGACGCCGCTTTCGAGGTTTTTTAAGGACAGGTGCCCGGACGCCTACAGCTACCCGCAGGATGATCCTACTAGCCTCTTCACCTGCCCGGCGGGAACCAACTATAGGGTTGTCTTCTGCCCGtga